The DNA sequence GTTGTAGGGTGATTAGTTTTGTggccatgggggggggggggggtgtggtTTTGGTGTTGGCAGGGGTCTGGcttgtgtagggtgtgttaggtGTGTATATTTTAGGTGAGAATGTAGGAgagtgtgagggggggggaaggaaGTGTATGTGTGGGTGTGTGGGGCATAGGTGGATGTTGGTGTTGTGTTGGGGCTTGGAATAATCGTGGTGGGTTGCATGATGGCGTGGCGTGGCGTGgcgtattcgtaccaagacgtaggggcctaaagtggtgtggtagtgaggtgggtgtaatcgtatggtatggtgatgttggagggtgatggtgagggatggctagtaaggtaatgtggagtcgagatggtagtaatgtaattacggtggggaggtggataggtaagactagtaggtggtggagggtggttaaaagataaagtgggactttagaataggttgtggtagtgtggtTGGTAggtgaaataataataataataatagtaataataatatggtgtggtaggGAGATGgttaatggctgtgttggtggtgaaaacattttttcggtacggtgtataggtgagagtggtggtgagggggatGTGGAGTAGATAAGGCTTTTAATTTAGCTTGATGGGTCTATGTGATTTGAAATTGTGGTGGTGCGGAGGACGGTTTAAAATATATGAGGTTATGGTGTACATGTGGGTGATGATGTATCGTTATAATGTTAGGTGATCGTAAGGTGTTGGACTTTTTGGTTTGGGTCGGGTATTTGTACCAAGACgaaggggcctaaagtggtgtggcaGCGAGATGGGTGTGATCATGTGGTATGGcaatgttggagggtgatggtgaaggatggccAGCAAGGCAATGCAGAGCGGAGACGGCAGCAATGCAATCACGGTGAagaggtggataggttagacCAGCAggtggtggggggtggtgaaacgataaagtgggactatagaataggccgtggtagtgtgtggtgggtaggtgaaaaagaaaaaattagtaataatatggtgtggtatggagatggcCAATGGCCGTGCCGGTGGGGGAAAATTGGTATGGTGCACAGGTAAGAGTGGCGGCGGGGGAGACGCGGAGCAGGCGTAGTTGTGGGAACCATAAGGCACGAAACAGTATATCATGACCATTACTATGACAATATGGAGTATGAATCTAATgcctaaatgatgtaaaaaatgaacaggaaATATGTCCAAAAGGTGTACAAAAAACCACCAAAAACAACAGTTTCCCAACAATGGCCGTAGGAAAACTTCCACGAGACTCCTACGTAACACACGCTACTGCCCTGAATATCCTCACCTGGCTCCTCACCAACACTCTATCCTCTCAGCGTATGCCACCCCGTCATCCTATCTAGCCTAGAACACTTCAAAAATATTCCCGTACAATAATATAGCCATTCATTGTATTCATCCGCCATATTTTGCCAATTTTGTAAACCAAACCGCAACCTAGTTTATAAATACCCGGATGTACAATAACCGGAACCGGAAACAGCGATATCTATTTTCATCTAATACTCGTATAACCACGAGCGCAATCCCCTCATAACCCCCCACTTCGCTGAATACGGAATACCTCCAAGACACGCAATCTAAGCTCCGCCAATACACATCTCGGGTATGTACACCCTCCTTTCCACACATCCTATATACTACACACCACATCACGACATCCGTATTCTCTCCCCTTCCAGCTACATGCATAAGTTCCCAcacttatttatcatttagtCCACCACATACAGCCACTAACCAGGACCATCACATGCACCATTTTGTCCACTACACACTTCCCCCtcctatcttagcctctatccacttttttctctttacctcATTCCCCGGCGCGCTACCTTTTACTTTTCAGACCAAGCCATGCACTCAGCCGGAGCCAGGCGCTACACAGGTTTGGCCATTGCATGCACCACGCTACACTAGAGGCATTACTAACGAGCGTGTAGGGGCGGGTGATGAGGGCCTTATCATTCGAAACACGCTTCATATACGAATCATCTCCCtagttttttcccctttttactcccaccatcatcgccGCTTTTCCCCTAGCTTTCCCCTAAGTCTCCCCGCTTTTATCTCCAGGTTCGTATATGACCAACCAATAGACCTCGCCCCCTGATGAGAAGTCTTGGTTGGCGTTATATGCCTTTAGTTCTACATTTCgcagagctctttgaaatgacctacacacttttgtcttattggtttattttgttatgtccATTTTGCATATACATGCCGGTTGTTTTCTTCGTGCCTTTGCCTTTTCCCCTTATCTCTTACCACCGATTATCGCTTCATCTGGGGAAAACTATCCTTCCTGTCTTGTTAACGTTTCAGCGTCATCTCCACTCTCACCGCGCTCCCTTTGTCGCCTCCAGCGCCCCTACTTCATCTTCTTCTCGCCGTTTTACTAGCATCATTTTCCATTGTCCGCAATACCCCCTTTCACCGCTAcagtattttttatcttttctcgGCGTTTCCGCAACACTCATTCGGTCTCTGTTATTGTTTAATTTCGCCTGTCAGTCATACCATTTACACACTTCATTAGATACATACCTCCACACATACCTCACCCTCCCCATTACCGCTCACCATTTCCTCCCTACAATCcaaacacttttctttctcttatcctACACATTACCTTCCCACcctacacacaacacactttctCAAAAACACTACACAGTCTTTTCACAATATCCCTGCTTATCATTCTGTTCACACTCACATTATCCCCCTTTATCAGATTTTACTAATGCCGCCATCACCTCTTCGCATCCGCTGCACGACGCTCGCCACAAGCTTCCGATTTTGGCTGTTTCAATctccacataataccatatttaCTAACTACCTTCTccactaaacaaaaaaaaccctttattCATAGCTCTCGTGTcgttttattatcaaccccATCTCTTATAACAACCTTAACCCGTCGTCTCATAACCCATAATCTTAACCACCAGAACATAACCTGACAGTATAACTTCTCCGTTTGTTACAATCATTTGAGATTtgttttacattcttttctgTAGAATGATTTTGTTCCGATACACAACTTCAGGCTGGTTTCCGCTTTGTGAATTGCTTCACTAACAATTTATTCATCGGATCATGCACGAGGACACTCGAGTTATAGCAGGCAGTTGTCTCCGTTCCTGTGGCGCGTACGACCTCATTATGAGTGGGGGAGATCTGTTAGATCTGTTTTGCATTCTTTTCTGGAGAATGATTTTGTTCTTATACACAACTTCAAGCTAGTTTCTGCTTTGTGAATTGCTTCACTAACAGTTTACTCATCGGGTCAGACACGAGGTCGCTCGGGTTTAAACAAGCAGTTGTCTCCGTTCCTATAACACGTACGACCTCATTTAACACTCTAACCTTTTGCCATCGCTGTTAGAGCCCTTTTTCTTTCATGTTACTCCATCAATACACATATTTCCCGTGCAGATTCGCATCATTTACGTGAACTTATCTCTTTCATGGTAACGCATCGGCTTGTGTCAAAGAGTTCGTTCTTTCTAAATTTGGTCGCataattaaagccgcattgtcagcAGTTCCGCATGCGCAGTCGAGGCTACCGTTGAGTAATTAGCATAACAATCGAAGTGTGTGCGTTggaccagaacaatgaataaacCCATCAAAACACTCAATGCGTGAGGTCTTGAGAGGTTACGGCGCCGGCTGTTTTCCCGCGTTATTTCGTAGGTTTTTAAAATAAGACGGAATTATTGAACTAAAAAGAGGTTGGCTTAGAAAATGGAGGAAAGCATAGAGGAGGAGATCGAAAGAAGGACTTCTGATGGACAAAGCGTACAGGTAAGAAATGAGAATTTCTCACGTTCAGAGAGCAGAGCGGTAAAAGTGCATTTCTTGTTTTCGTGTAAAAGAAGTAGGATCACTAGTTTTTCTAATGATAATAATTCTATATTGCAGGCACGTACATCTTGTAATTGCAAGAGCACTTGCTCTCGCAAGCGTGTTGAGGACGGAGCGAGAGCTCGAGGTTGCCCATGTAAAGGCGCAAATAAACACTGCAACTCCTCTTGTAAGTGCGGTACACGATCAAAGCCGTGCCAAAATAAGGTAagcaattattatttactaAAACACACGACGAAAGTTTTGCTATTTTCCTCCCCTGGAATTGTTGTTCGAAAAGTTAAGGAGAGTAGACAGCTTCGCTTGTGACCTTTCGATACTTTGCAAGGCCACGCTTCTTACAAAAATACACTTTTATCTTGGCTGGATTCCAACGTCGGTGATCAAAATAGAAAGCACAATACTCCAATACATACCATATTCATTCCATTGACTTATTTACTCTTTTAATTTTGTCGGAAGATATTGAAAATTCTAAAACCATACGTTACCCCTGTGTTTCATACGGAAGCCCATAGGGGCCATGTCAGATGCAAGACGTCAGATGCAAGCAAGATGTCAGAAGCAAGATGTTAGATGCAAGATGTTAGATGCAAGATGTCAGATGCAAGATATTAGATGTCCGATGCAAGATGTCAGGTGCAAGATGACATCAGATAAAAGCACGTGTCGTGTTGGTCAGCGGTACGGAAGCCCATAGGGGCCATGTCAGATGCAAGATATTATCACATGTAAGATGCAAGATGTCAGATGCAAGATGTCAGATGCAAGATGTCAGATGCAAGATGTCAGATGCAAGATGTCAGATGCACGATGTCAGATGCACGATGTCAGATGCAAGATGTCAGATGCAAGATGTCAGATATGATATGTGTACGAACACGTGGATCATTTGGAGCCTTCCCTAGAAGAGTCATTGCCATGTCGTATTATCTGCCAGCATTTGCTAATGAACAGGGACTTTCCCGTATCTTTTTGTcttgtaattgtttttctttaatattttgcattgtATAGGCGCTGAAAATTGCTTTCCTTGACAGCAGTTGGTAGGAAATGATCTTGTTAAGAAGTACTTTCATTTAGGTTTTGAATACAAGGAAATGTTAGCTCTATTGTATGTCCATCATGGCGAGACCCTGAGGTGAGTTCATgctttttaatgttatagtgaATATTGTGATTTATAAGAACGCCTCTTGCTACAGTTGCTAATGCGATTGGcaaactttttttaacaatgCTAAGCCTCCGACATTTGAAACGACTTCTACGTAAGATGAACCTTAAGAGGAGGGAAGGGGTACCTGACCTCGCAACAGTCATAGGCATGATAGAGGTAAGGAGAtgcaaaaactaaaaaaaaatatagcctCTAAGCTTGgccttgatgtttttttttatctaaaattAGCTATTTTGCACCCTTTGAGATATGTCTGCGTATCCAAATGCTAAAACCTACCTGAGATCATGTACAAAGAACAATGCAATATGGAATCCTTCGTTTAAtaacattatatatttatctATACAGAATGAGCTATTCGGAAGTGGAAACTGCATTGGTTACAGACAAATGCACCAGAGACTGCGAAATGATTACCATCTACAAATTAATAGGTATGTACAGCAATTGCGCACCGTAAAAATAAGCACTAAAATTAGTAACAAAATTTGAAAGATGTTATCCATGCACTTTCAGAGAAACTGTACGGATTGCGTTGAGAACGCTTGACCCAGAAGGTACAGAACGCAGGAAATCTCACAGACTGTTAAGACGGACCTACCGCTCGCAAGTAAGTACGAAATAGAAACGCGATCATAACAACGGGTCGATCTCCGATCATTCGAGATCATACACTATAATTAAACCTTGTAAAACAGGGATCCTGAAACTGCTAAGCTCTACAACATTTCAGGATATTGACTTTTTGGGTTTCAGAagaacaacataaaacagagTGACTAGTCATCGGAAAGGGTTCTATGCGGCAATGCATCGAGTTGCCGGCGAAATCTGTCAAATCTGCCCATAGACAGAGCCCCAAACGGCAATGacttttcaaaattttcttATAAACCAGCACTATGATATGAACACGTTaatagactaaaaaatattttttcaatatttcagGGTCCGAACTACTCTTGGCATATAGATGGGTACGATAAGCTGAAGCCGTTTGGATTTTGCATCCATGGTTGCATTGACGGGTAAGTTGAAACAAGTCGCCCctgacaggttctccaatagggttctggatACCGAATCCTAGGATTgcggattccatgtgggttttttccCGTGGATTCAAGATTCCATTTTTGTTGTCCAGGATTCTTGTATTCCGGATTTCATAGCTTAAGTCTTgtattccggatcctagtgtgtggattctgGATTACAGTAGCATtgattccggattccaagtctcattttttcatggattccggattccggtttacctgtcatggggcgaaacAAGGCTAGGAGAAAGAGCGAAAGTGTCCGGTGTGTCCAGTGTGGATCGGTCGGGACCTACCAGTTTTGAGTTTACAGACAAAAACCAGGGGTGATTGAGGAAAGTTTGTTCGTACTGTATGACAGCAGCCTCTAGTAATcgtaaaaattattttcatattaGGTACTCCAGACGAATTATGTGGTTGAGGGTGGCATCATCTAACAACGACCCCGCTATAGTGGCCGACTACTTCGCTGGTTGCATTAGAATGATTAAAGGAAAGTTAGACATTATTTATCAGGCCCCTTTATATCCCTAAATTAGAACTTATCTTATTAAAATCACTTCACTTTGTTAGGAGTGCCGAGGCGCATTAGAGCTGATAATGGAACAGAAAATGTTAACATTGAGGTGATGCAAGTATTCCTTCATTTTGGTCTGAATGACGAAGCAGCAGTTAGCAATTTTCAGTACGGAACATCGGTTGCAAATCAGGTACGTATTTTAAAAAGCATAGTTAATTCGTAATTTTCTTGACAagcatacatatatatatatatatatatatatatatatatatatatatatatatatatatatatatatatatatatatatatatatatatatatatgtatatatatatcacaccgcatcattccgacacgccaaacacagaaactccaccgaactcagcaaacacgtctggactctcaaggacagcatgattgagtactttatttcatggcgcattctttcttcccactccgcctacaacagtaccactaagcgttgcaacctctgcctcaaggaaaagctgacgatcatctaCCAACCtaaactatcaactctaaataaacgcaatgaactcgtgtcctcgtgccgccacagaaacaaagccctgctacgaaacaattagaactgttaatcccgtcaccgttaaattttcgcgctatcaatttttcacacgttccgcactgttagttttcgccccgcatatttaatgtaacttgctattgttcctcttaccgccttagctaaaactatcagtctattattatgtaaatttcaatgttaatagtatatatacgatggtaggaatattctcattaaatcccctgatgagtgggcaaccacgaaacaggcctgtagggaaacctatgtagtttgtatttttctcaaaccaacactatacaccgctctactttcgagtattgagcactttctatgaaagcctccaaccatcattttatatatatatatatatatacattttatTACAGCAGATCGAAGCTTGGTGGTCTCAGTTAAGAAAAAGTAATTCAGATTTCTGGATAACCTATTTCAAGGACTTGAGGGATAAGGGCCTTTTTGATGATAACGACTTGGTGCAGTGGTAAGTACTGTATGTTGGAACAAACCAGAACCCTATATAAGTGAACTCAATAATGCTCTACCAGTATTTATGTTCTCCTACTCTGAACAATCCCTCTCCCATACATATCGAGCACTTCACAAACCTCGACCTTTGTATTGcaagcgttttcattttttatcttGCTTCTCGAGTGTAACTACTAAATCTGACTCTGTTGCTTCCAACAAGTTGTATAGACCTAACgggactgaaaaaaaaacgagtttAACTCCGCTTTTAATTTTATTCATCCATTTCGTTATCATTTTATGTTTCTTCATCTATGTCgaattcatttatttaattcCTCTATTTCTATGTGTAGAGGATCGTTGActatgggttttttttatcagctcTAGCCTCAAGTTCTGTTACCAGGGTTTAATTCAAGATGAGTTAGACAAAGTTGTAAAGCATTGGAACACTCACAGAATAAGACCTTATCACAATCAGGAAACCCCACCCGGAAGGCCGGATGTATTGTACAATCTTCCATCACTCCAAGTTGAAGTAACAAACCGTATAACGGTCTATACGATAACTTACCTTTTCCTAATTTCACTTTCTGGTTCGCCAATCAACTtcgatagtttttttaacTGATAGTTTGAATCGTTCTTTTTCTCTAGGTACACAAGATTACAAAAGTTGCATTGACTTGGATGATGCCACTTTTATAGCAGAAAAGTTGTGCAAGAAGCCAAACGCATTTGGGTGCACAGAGGAATTCTCTGATATGTTCAAGATGCTCATGGAAGAGCACAATTTACAAATGCCGAATGATGTCGTTGAAGCTGAAGATTTGTACGTAATCTTATACATTTAACGGAAGCTTCGTTATAAACTTGTCGTTAGACAAACATCGCTCGACATCTTAGGGAACGTTAGATATATCAGTCAGACAAACAGGAACAGGTCATGAAGATGGATGATATTTAATCCTACCTTTTAGCGTGAAATGTAAGATGGTACTAATAACACCCTTGCATTTCGCGATACTATTAAGGAAAAGTGGGTTTTCATAAGACCTGGggcacacatttttttttggtgggggagggggcgcagCTATTACACAACATGTCGTTTTATCATTGCAAAACTGTATGAGTTATTTTCACCCGCTCGATAATTTGTCATTGTCATCTTAATCGAGGTTATACACCTCGGGTATTCCTTGTTTTTGAGCGCAGATGCCTATTTTCCttgatatgtgaaaaaaaggGGTTTTACAAAAAACTACGTTGACGTGCTTCTCCGCTACAGCCCTGGAATCCGTTGTTCAGCGTCAAGGGGGCTGCACCACCATAATTAAAGACGTGCATGTCATGAGGATTTCGAAAACCTTAGAAGAAAAGCGAAAATTGTTTTTCAAGGAAAAATCAgagatgtgtgtgtgtgggtgtgggggagggggggcaagAATGTTTAATAACCGGGTACCAATATGATGTAtgaaatttttattaaaaaaagtaacGATGTAAAGCTCGCACATAAGCTTCTCTTTTGTCAGTAACACccactgttttgtttttaagtcATACGATACACGTAGCTATTTGACATGTGCGTAGCTATTTCAATGAACGGCAGAGGCATTCATAACtgtaacaaatatatataacaaatCCTCTTGTTGTCTGTCATGCAATAGACGTAGGTAATAGACGAAGCTATTTCAAAGTCATGTGAACGTGGTCGTTCACATTTGGCCTGCTGGCAGACTttccaacaacaacaaaaaaaaactacttcAAAAGCATCatccatcatccatcatcatcatcatcatcataatcatcatccaTCCATCAGCCTATGTGCTCAAAAGCAAACAGGGTGCTTGGACTAGTGAAGCGGGTCTGTTCTGACATCCTCGACCCAACTACAAGACAGCTGCTCCCTTGTTAGGCCCCACCTGGAGTATGCTTCTTGCATTTGGTCGCCTTCGACAGGCAAGCACAAAGCTCTGATTGAGAACGTCCAGCGTCGAGCATCCAAGTTTATTTTGAACTATCCCGCCGATGTTTCATACACAGAAAGGCTGAAAACTCTTAAGCTCCTCCCATTAGAATATCGAAGAGACATAACCGATCTAGTtctattatttaaaataaaaaatggtgaCGTGAGCATTAGTTTAGCTAGCCTTCTCTCTCCAGCCACGTCCCGATACAATACTCGAAATTACCATCCTAACAATTACCGCCTTTTTTCCACTCACAACCAAAATTATTACAGGAATTCGTATTTCCCTAGAACTGTCAAACTTTGGAATAGTCTTCCTTCACTTATGAAATCTTGCACTACGTTTTCGTCTTTCAGGTATCTGCTGACAACTCACTATTTAGAGAAACTTGCCTTTTACCAACCTCCATAATTTCATAGATCTTAAATTTATgtaattcaatttttattttcgttttagaattcttattgtttgtaatttgttgGGAAAGAATTTCAATTGGGGCTTACGCCCTGTTTTCTTCTCCCGTCacattgtttcttattttctttattttgtttatttcctattgtaaaccgtagtatttttttttgtgtgacaaagccaataaactaaactaaactaaacagaactgtaagaaatatatatgaaTTCCGTTCAACTTTAATAGTCTTTCATTTCCCATGCGTCTCTGTAAGTCAGGTATATGTCCATGTTGGCCTGAAATGCTGCATAGCCACAGAAATTGGTTGGCAGGATCAGGATTCGGAAACATATCTGCGCCTTCGGTCTGATTGCTGCACTTGGCATTGACTCGAAGCGAACTTGAATAGTTTTATCGGGCGCTAGGCTATCTGATGCCGTGCAAAAAACCAGAAACCTCCGTAGCATCTTATCGCCACACTCATCAATGAACAACTTCAGCCATCTCAGTACAGACTCTTCCTTCTTGGTTAGAGGATTACCTCTAAGGTCTGCCTTGACTCTACGTGAGGTTGGCTGAGACAGCTTGTACACTGCATCAATTTCCTGCGGTGGCACATCCTTTCAAAACTCTCCCATTCCACTTCGAAACTGCTGCAAAGCCATTGCAGGCTTAGCAACCAACTCATGTACGGCAACATCCTTGACAATAGAACATATGTTCTCTTGGGACGGCCATCTCATGTTGCCATAATCTTCAAGAATATCGCACACAATTTTATCAGGGAATGATGCAGCTGATTTGCTGGAAAGAGCAGCGGAAAGTGTTTCGCGTTGCTTGGCAGGGAGAGTGTTCAGGAACGACTCTTCAAGGCATTCATCCTTAACGCAATCAAACAGGGCGTAATGGATAGACGCCCTGGGAATTGTAACAGGAAAGCTTCCCGTTAGCATAAATCCATGATGATAAATTCTTCCAAGTATTTCATACGTTTCGCGTGCAATGCTTGGGTCAAGTGGAAGGGGTATTTCTCTACTTCCTTCGCCATTTCGCATCAGGAATTTCTCCCAAAAACTCGTGAGCATTTCTCTGAGCACTCCATCGCCTGTGGCAGTCAGTCCACATTCAATTTCTAAGTAGTTTTGCAGTAGCGACGTGTCTTTGTATAGTTTCAGAATCTCTTCAACAATGTGATCTTTATCTATTTCCAC is a window from the Nematostella vectensis chromosome 9, jaNemVect1.1, whole genome shotgun sequence genome containing:
- the LOC5497629 gene encoding uncharacterized protein LOC5497629 isoform X6 is translated as MQDVRCKMSDARCQMQDVRCTMSDARCQMQDVRCKMSDMICVRTRGSFGAFPRRVIAMSYYLPAFANEQGLSRNDLVKKYFHLGFEYKEMLALLYVHHGETLSLRHLKRLLRKMNLKRREGVPDLATVIGMIENELFGSGNCIGYRQMHQRLRNDYHLQINSFRETVRIALRTLDPEGTERRKSHRLLRRTYRSQGPNYSWHIDGYDKLKPFGFCIHGCIDGYSRRIMWLRVASSNNDPAIVADYFAGCIRMIKGVPRRIRADNGTENVNIEVMQVFLHFGLNDEAAVSNFQYGTSVANQQIEAWWSQLRKSNSDFWITYFKDLRDKGLFDDNDLVQWYTRLQKLH
- the LOC5497629 gene encoding uncharacterized protein LOC5497629 isoform X2, encoding MQDVRCKMSDARCQMQDVRCTMSDARCQMQDVRCKMSDMICVRTRGSFGAFPRRVIAMSYYLPAFANEQGLSRNDLVKKYFHLGFEYKEMLALLYVHHGETLSLRHLKRLLRKMNLKRREGVPDLATVIGMIENELFGSGNCIGYRQMHQRLRNDYHLQINSFRETVRIALRTLDPEGTERRKSHRLLRRTYRSQGPNYSWHIDGYDKLKPFGFCIHGCIDGYSRRIMWLRVASSNNDPAIVADYFAGCIRMIKGVPRRIRADNGTENVNIEVMQVFLHFGLNDEAAVSNFQYGTSVANQIEAWWSQLRKSNSDFWITYFKDLRDKGLFDDNDLVQCSSLKFCYQGLIQDELDKVVKHWNTHRIRPYHNQETPPGRPDVLYNLPSLQGTQDYKSCIDLDDATFIAEKLCKKPNAFGCTEEFSDMFKMLMEEHNLQMPNDVVEAEDLYVILYI
- the LOC5497629 gene encoding uncharacterized protein LOC5497629 isoform X1 is translated as MQDVRCKMSDARCQMQDVRCTMSDARCQMQDVRCKMSDMICVRTRGSFGAFPRRVIAMSYYLPAFANEQGLSRNDLVKKYFHLGFEYKEMLALLYVHHGETLSLRHLKRLLRKMNLKRREGVPDLATVIGMIENELFGSGNCIGYRQMHQRLRNDYHLQINSFRETVRIALRTLDPEGTERRKSHRLLRRTYRSQGPNYSWHIDGYDKLKPFGFCIHGCIDGYSRRIMWLRVASSNNDPAIVADYFAGCIRMIKGVPRRIRADNGTENVNIEVMQVFLHFGLNDEAAVSNFQYGTSVANQQIEAWWSQLRKSNSDFWITYFKDLRDKGLFDDNDLVQCSSLKFCYQGLIQDELDKVVKHWNTHRIRPYHNQETPPGRPDVLYNLPSLQGTQDYKSCIDLDDATFIAEKLCKKPNAFGCTEEFSDMFKMLMEEHNLQMPNDVVEAEDLYVILYI
- the LOC5497629 gene encoding uncharacterized protein LOC5497629 isoform X7, whose amino-acid sequence is MQDVRCKMSDARCQMQDVRCTMSDARCQMQDVRCKMSDMICVRTRGSFGAFPRRVIAMSYYLPAFANEQGLSRNDLVKKYFHLGFEYKEMLALLYVHHGETLSLRHLKRLLRKMNLKRREGVPDLATVIGMIENELFGSGNCIGYRQMHQRLRNDYHLQINSFRETVRIALRTLDPEGTERRKSHRLLRRTYRSQGPNYSWHIDGYDKLKPFGFCIHGCIDGYSRRIMWLRVASSNNDPAIVADYFAGCIRMIKGVPRRIRADNGTENVNIEVMQVFLHFGLNDEAAVSNFQYGTSVANQIEAWWSQLRKSNSDFWITYFKDLRDKGLFDDNDLVQWYTRLQKLH
- the LOC5497629 gene encoding uncharacterized protein LOC5497629 isoform X4, translating into MQDVRCKMSDARCQMQDVRCTMSDARCQMQDVRCKMSDMICVRTRGSFGAFPRRVIAMSYYLPAFANEQGLSRNDLVKKYFHLGFEYKEMLALLYVHHGETLSLRHLKRLLRKMNLKRREGVPDLATVIGMIENELFGSGNCIGYRQMHQRLRNDYHLQINSFRETVRIALRTLDPEGTERRKSHRLLRRTYRSQGPNYSWHIDGYDKLKPFGFCIHGCIDGYSRRIMWLRVASSNNDPAIVADYFAGCIRMIKGVPRRIRADNGTENVNIEVMQVFLHFGLNDEAAVSNFQYGTSVANQQIEAWWSQLRKSNSDFWITYFKDLRDKGLFDDNDLVQCSSLKFCYQGLIQDELDKVVKHWNTHRIRPYHNQETPPGRPDVLYNLPSLQVEVTNRITVHKITKVALTWMMPLL
- the LOC5497629 gene encoding uncharacterized protein LOC5497629 isoform X3 is translated as MQDVRCKMSDARCQMQDVRCTMSDARCQMQDVRCKMSDMICVRTRGSFGAFPRRVIAMSYYLPAFANEQGLSRNDLVKKYFHLGFEYKEMLALLYVHHGETLSLRHLKRLLRKMNLKRREGVPDLATVIGMIENELFGSGNCIGYRQMHQRLRNDYHLQINRETVRIALRTLDPEGTERRKSHRLLRRTYRSQGPNYSWHIDGYDKLKPFGFCIHGCIDGYSRRIMWLRVASSNNDPAIVADYFAGCIRMIKGVPRRIRADNGTENVNIEVMQVFLHFGLNDEAAVSNFQYGTSVANQQIEAWWSQLRKSNSDFWITYFKDLRDKGLFDDNDLVQCSSLKFCYQGLIQDELDKVVKHWNTHRIRPYHNQETPPGRPDVLYNLPSLQGTQDYKSCIDLDDATFIAEKLCKKPNAFGCTEEFSDMFKMLMEEHNLQMPNDVVEAEDLYVILYI
- the LOC5497629 gene encoding uncharacterized protein LOC5497629 isoform X5; the encoded protein is MQDVRCKMSDARCQMQDVRCTMSDARCQMQDVRCKMSDMICVRTRGSFGAFPRRVIAMSYYLPAFANEQGLSRNDLVKKYFHLGFEYKEMLALLYVHHGETLSLRHLKRLLRKMNLKRREGVPDLATVIGMIENELFGSGNCIGYRQMHQRLRNDYHLQINSFRETVRIALRTLDPEGTERRKSHRLLRRTYRSQGPNYSWHIDGYDKLKPFGFCIHGCIDGYSRRIMWLRVASSNNDPAIVADYFAGCIRMIKGVPRRIRADNGTENVNIEVMQVFLHFGLNDEAAVSNFQYGTSVANQQIEAWWSQLRKSNSDFWITYFKDLRDKGLFDDNDLVQCSSLKFCYQGLIQDELDKVVKHWNTHRIRPYHNQETPPGRPDVLYNLPSLQVEVHKITKVALTWMMPLL
- the LOC5497629 gene encoding uncharacterized protein LOC5497629 isoform X8 gives rise to the protein MNLKRREGVPDLATVIGMIENELFGSGNCIGYRQMHQRLRNDYHLQINSFRETVRIALRTLDPEGTERRKSHRLLRRTYRSQGPNYSWHIDGYDKLKPFGFCIHGCIDGYSRRIMWLRVASSNNDPAIVADYFAGCIRMIKGVPRRIRADNGTENVNIEVMQVFLHFGLNDEAAVSNFQYGTSVANQQIEAWWSQLRKSNSDFWITYFKDLRDKGLFDDNDLVQCSSLKFCYQGLIQDELDKVVKHWNTHRIRPYHNQETPPGRPDVLYNLPSLQGTQDYKSCIDLDDATFIAEKLCKKPNAFGCTEEFSDMFKMLMEEHNLQMPNDVVEAEDLYVILYI